From the genome of Dermacentor andersoni chromosome 3, qqDerAnde1_hic_scaffold, whole genome shotgun sequence:
agactgccgtactcccggcagcctctgcgcacgaagttgcgtttttcatcttgcggaactttgttcttcgacatggcgcaccacgcgaacAGCTCAGTGACAggggacgtgtcttcttgtccgaagtaatccaagcccttctcgctgcatgcagcatcgttcaccgcaagtctacagcctaccatccgcaaacgaatggcttgacagagaggttcaaccgcacactcggtgacatgttgactATGCATGTCGCCTCGGAccacagtaactgggacactgttttgccgttcgtcacgtatgcctataatacggccacacaagctaccactggcttttcgcccttttttctgctgtattcacgagagccctcgtgtactatggacacaCTGCTCCCATACCGACCTGTCGCTTCCGAATCcacgcctgtgtctgaagccgccaaatacgccgaggactgtaggcagctcgtgcgaacccttacgaccgctgctcaaggtcgtcaaaacctgcggcgtgacagtggcgcgcttacaccacttttcccgactggttcccttgtttggctgtgggtcccgcctcacagccctggcATTTCAACTaaactccttgcacgctatgatggcccctaccACGTCATAGGCCGTACCTCCGCTGTAACCTacgttgtagaacctgtgacGCCTTCACCCGACCTTaggcatcgcgggcgtgacacggttcatgtaaaccgacttaagccgtactatgaacccctcatcctacctacgccgtaagtcgcTAGGATGActcctcttctctcccgggggccattgtagtgaagaggaggacgaagaagacgctCTTGTATCGGCTCTGCGCACAGTCAGCGTTCGTGTATTGCCGGTgcgactagactgtgcctagtgccttaTAATAAATCAGCATATTACAGTACTAATAAATAGGAATGCCATCTAGACTATGAAAATTGTGAATATGTCACAGATTTGTCTATAGCGGACAAtcttaaaaaagaaacattttacgGCTAGAAGTTACAGCGAAACAGTAATACACGATGAGGAAGCATTGTAGTTTATGCAAGCAAGATTAAGGTAATGGTacgctgaaaaaaaattatgatgaACCAACCCGGGTTGCTATCCGAGAATTCGTATAGCCTGCTTTGGGATATGGTCACTTCTGACACTATGTTGCACCACGTGTTATCGGGGGCGACATCAGTCGCGTAGGTAGCCGGGAAGGCGTGAGTGGTAGCTTACCATTGGGCGCATTTGATACCCACAGCGATAGACGCACACTTTACGAAAATAAGCAGAGAGACAGGGCCGAGTGAGTTGAAAAAGCAGCTTAATAAGAACTCTCGCATGGTACATAAGGAGACTTAAGAGAACAATAAAGTTAGATGGACGTATCTTTTAACCTCTGGCAGACTCAAGTGTGACGGCATAATGAAGAACAAAATATTATATACCAACCCAAATAAATCGGGAGTGGTCATTCTTGCGTGACGTGCCGTGGTGGCCATGGCACGTGATGACCACTATGATCATGATGCCATAGTGGCCTGTCACGATGGTATCATGGAGTTGCGCGATGACGGTTTATATCGAGTGCTCGACAATAATAACTGGCACATAGCAGACATCAGGgggacgtttctacggtacaagatcatatcatgaataaaattaagctTGCGACTAGAGGCATCAGAAGATGAGTACCACGGACCTTGTTGATCTCGTTCAGGCTGACGTCAGCGTTTTATtaagcgtttatttctgagaaaacgGGAAGAACAAGCATTTCATTTGATATTGTCCGAGTTCTTTGTGTATATTACGTACGACAGTGATAGCAAGAATACAACGTTATCAAACAAATataacgcgaaaacaagtttaCTTATTAGTACAGTGTAGCACAAAGGATTCACCTTCACAGCATAGCTGTAGAGGACGCAAATAATTaacaggctgaaaaaaaaatacacacagtCTTGTAGGTTAGTAGTGAATTCGATAGCTCATTCGCGTCTTGGCAACAGAATAGGGTTACttttgaaggaagaaagcctcgtGGCCTAGTGAAGCCAGTTGAATCgtgcagtgatgatgatgataatgacgaaaACGTTTATAGAGAAAGTAAGGTGGTCTTGGGGACCCTATGGGTGGGCCCCAGTTCCTGGGCTCCCCTGGCCTCGGTCTGCCGCAGGACATGGTTAAGAAGCGCCATTTGAACTAGTGAGTCCGAATTGGAGAGCTCTACCTCCCATTCCTCCATGCGGGGGATTAATGGTGTTCCTCGGCAATTATCTAGCCTTTTCGGTTTCCCCTCACATACCCTCGAAATGTGGTAGACCTCCGTACCACGGACACGAGTTTGGGTAACGCGTCCAATGTAGCGCGTGTAGCTTTAACAAATGCGGATAATCATCCACCTGTATCTTTCTAAGATCGACAGCCTCTTCCCCCGAGAGGCACTTATGAGGCGTCCCGTATTTATGGCTCTTGAAACGCTGGTTTTCCAGAATTTCTGTAGCGCGGAACGGGATATGTACCGCGGGCGACGGGGAGGGATCGTCCGACGCTGCTCGGTAACTAAGTTCGCGAGCTAGCGCGTCGACCCTCTCGTTGCTCTCTAGTTCGGCGTCGCCCGAGCACCAGGCCAAGCTGTGGTGGTATGTTGGCGTGGGTTTGAGTAGTCGCGCCGCGGCTGTAGGCAGGTTACCCACCGTAAAGAGGCAGGACGCGTTTTGCGAGTCTGAAATTATTACGGGTGACCTACCCTCGCGCTCTCGTTCGCTGATGACCAGGGCAATGGCCGTGGCCTTTGCCACCGCCAACGAAGCGGTGTGCTTCGACAAGGTCGTTCGCAAACTGAGTTTTTGGCCGAAAGCCGTCAAGGCACAGCCTCAGCCACCTTCGTGGTGCCTAGCCGCGTCGACGTACGTTGAGGTAGGGTCCGATTCCATCGGCTTGCGGAGCCGCTCTAAGACCCTGGCGAGTTGCCAGTGCGTAGTCCACAAGTGAGGAAACCGGACcctcaaggtcatcagtgtggaggGTTATAAAAAAAGTTCATGTGCGCCCGTACCATatacatcttcatcaaaaacttgacgaccgagattttgaaaacagacttgacttGGCCAATTGAATTTTAACAAAATATTAAGAGGACCCGGACTTTCTCACTCGGGTGCTTTCGACGCATGAGGCTAACTTTTCCAGAAGCGCAGAAGTTAATCTTCCCAACGCGCACTACTCGAGtgataggaatccccactggctggcacaaacacgacaccgataccagtggtcgtttaatgcGTGGTGTGGTATTTTTAATGGCAACACCATCGGACACGTCTTTTGctgacaacacactaacgactCAACGCTACGTCAACGACGTCCTCGAGGGCCCCATGCACGATGTCTGTTACAATGTTCCACTTGCGCACCACTTGCGCACCACTTGCGCACAGGAGCACCAACGCGTTTCAACACAATGGTGCTCCTGTGCATAGTGGTATTCAGTCTCGGGCGTGGCTCGGCAAGCTTCTTTCTGGgcagtggattggccggcacaGGCCTGTACCCTGGTTTGCAAGGTCACCGGACATGACACCGTTGAacttcttcttgtggggctacATGAAAGATCGCGTGTTTAGCAGCGAAATTTACCGCATCGGACGCGCTAAAtgcaaaaataagcagagtctgccgTGAGATTCCAGCGTCGCTGGTCAAAGCTCCAACAGCAGAAGTGTTGTAAAAAAGCAAATAGTGTATATTGCTTCAAACcgtgacctgtttgagcacgtgctataagtggcagtggaaaataacccCTAGAACTGGTGATAGGCATGCCTGTGTAACCtaccttcatgatgtcaccctatTCTCACATAAAAAGAGCTTGCGACAAAAATGTATGAATAGATAAAAGACTGCTTTGTTGTGCCTCTTTTCCGGAgatcaagagacagaaagggtaaatcGCTACACCAGTTGCACCTTTCGATATTTCTTCGTGGGCGGTTGAGACGCCTTACGTGCCTTTGGTTTatttttgttgaaataaactcttgagcagctcttttctgttcttccaagagctgcctttccttttttcgtGCTCTTTCGGGCACCGTTTTTTcaacattggttgaatttcttttgtagctttgtaaCATGATAATCGAAGGTTAAAGCTACCCCGAGTGCATCATGATCTAGCACAACATTCTTGTGTCCGCaaatgctgacgcttatcgcaccacacTAGTTAGGTCGTGAAACCTCTCGATTCATCGTACATGACTAAGCCTTATACGATACGGCGGTTACCGAATGCAGCCCTATATCTTTCACAGGTTGCTGGAGGCGCTTGAGAAGCGGCGCGTGCGCaccatctatttcatatttcgcatATTTCGCGGGTATTTGTTTCttcttggaaaaaacaaccaggcacacCTCAGCACTAAATAAATGCTTGATTAGGAGGTtacttaaggtgccctacaactttgtaactgaCATGTTTGctattcaagcaataattaaaaagttcacaaATGAGAAGCAATTATAACACTTAGTGATggaaaaaatactggctgtaagtataCACACGAGTGCCGCTACTacgcagtcggtacgatttctctagagctcgtGGGCTTTTATTTTTAAATCTAGGTCCAAGTTAACTCAGAAACCCCGGTATATGCTAGTTTACATTGTGGCTATATTATAAAGACGAAACGGCAGCATGGCATACGATATGCAGAACAGAAAGATTCCGCATGTATTACTGCACAATCATCTTAAATATCAGTCTTACTTCCCGCACATGGATAACCGTAACGGGACATTATCTTGACAACTAACTGCAGGTAATGTATATGTCATACCCGAAGGTGTAGCTAGCCTCTTGGCAAGTAAATGTGACCTACTATTGTGAACAGCTTCGGCCATAGCTCGCGAACGGATGATGGCACAGACAGTTTGCACAATTCATGTGTCGTGCCTTTTGCTACAAGGCGCCAGACCAACTTGTTCATGTGTCTACCTTAACACTTGAGCACATCTTTTCTCGATTTCCCGGTGCTGCGGTAGCCGATGAGTGCGGATAGGAAAATTGCTCGAAAAATAATTAGGGACACAATGATCAAACCGACAGGTCAAAATCCTCAGCCGTCCACGATGATATCTCTCATAGATGCTGCGCGACGTTGTGTTGCCAAGTCTTCAGAACAAATAGAGAATGTGGTCCGACTGAAGAAAAGCTGCCGTGGAAGGCTTCCGAAGATTTTTTTAGCCCGTCAACTtcgtagcattaaaaaaaaattgcattaaaAAAGTAGCATTAAAAAAGATTCGCGAAACCTCtgaaaagcccagaatcaatcacTGTGTTTGCAgtgtcgcgactaaacgctcttagaaTGATAAATAATTTCCAGCCGACGAGCGGCTACTCTTTATCAaaaacactgataacgccggtgAGACAAGCTTTGGGTGAATTTCTGTGTTAAGGGATAGCTTGGagttattttatttttatcttgCTGGCATCATCACTATACGTCACCGCGAGAACTCTcaaaagtttaaggttagtagGCCACGTGGTGGCCCCCACGCGAACTAAAACCCTGATGTCTTAAAAAATGGTGGACATGTGAATTCCTCAGGCGGTGTTCTTGCTATATGGCGAGTGACAGAGGGTATCATTTCTGCAGTCAAGGAGACAACGAAGTGATAcggcattttttatttatttgggtACTCGATAAATCAAGATTTAGCGAGCGCCTTTGACTTTCAACACCCACGCCCACGGAGTGGGCAGCTTGTCTGCCGTCAGCTTGGGAAAGGTGACTACCGTGCCCCTCTTATGGTTTCGCTTTTTCGCGCCGTCTCCGATCAAATAAGCTGGTTTCCACGTAAACCGATGTTCGGCAGGAAGCCCCAGCATCGTAATGCTGCCATGCGGGGACATTTCCAGTGAGTCCAGGATGAGTTGCCCGTTCTTGGGCCACCTCATCACATACACGTAGAGTACGTTAGACTTGGCCGTGTACCACACGTGCGGCGTGGCCGTGTCGTTCTGGTGCTTCCAGGGCTTAGATCCGTAGACGGCTTCGCCGTTGACCGCAAGCCACTTTCCTAACTGAGTGAGTCGCTCTTCAAAAATCGGCAAAATGATGCCTTCCTTGGTTGGGCCAACGTTGACGAGAAGGTTACCGTTGCGACTGACCGTGCTAGCGAGGATGTCGAGGATCTCGTTGATGGTGTGGTAGTCCGAGAGGTTTGCATGGTGTCTGTAGCCCCAAGAGTATTTGTCAAGAGAAAGGCAATTTTCCCACTTGTGCGGCTGTAGCACGCCCGGATTGAATCGGTCCTTGCAATTGAAGAAATCGCCATGCTTGCACGAAATACCTTTGCCCCAGCGGTCATTCACCACAACAGTGGAGCGAACGGGGCTGTCGTTGTACAGCCAAGCGAGGAAAGACGTGCTGTTCCAGTAAGTGTCCGGCGCTAGCCAGTCTCCGTCGGACCATACAATGTCTGGACGGTACCTGCAAGTGGAAGAATTTCATGATATTGCAGGTAGTTACAAAACTAAGTGTCGCCGACGCAGCAGAACTGCAAAAGTGCGTAAAAGGCTATTCCGTAAGTCCGTAAACAGCCATCGTGACCGATGCGAAAAGGCGTACTTATTAGATATCAAGAATATCTAAGTGCAGTGTATACAGCCATAATTTATATTGCAGTGTTTCCTTGACAACAACCTCGAGGGCAATTTCGCGCTAATGTTGGTACGATCGGCCCTTAGAGGCACTGCTAAAGACGTATTAGGATTAGTTGGTGGCTGTGGTGCGTTTCGCGCTTTTAACTTTCAAGGTTTCTAAGGGTTTGTGCTTTATACTGTATGTCGTTCCCTATTACGTTTTCATTCTACAAAGTATTTGGCACTTGAGATCACGAAACATATCTTGCTTGAATGGTTGCAAAAATATCAAGTAAAAAATTCGCGCTCTCTTTTGcccactgttattccatcctctgtGGTCTTTGGTTCCTGGCACTAGGCGTGTTTGTCTCGACATGGTGTCAGAAATGAGATAAACTAAGTGTTATCGGCTGTCCATGACGACGACCAAGCTCTTCTGGAAGAAGCCTTCTGCGCTCATTTCTTGCCTGTTGACTTAAGGTGGAGCGCCGTGTACGCTATCTTCTAGCCAGCAAGCCAGTCTGTCGAGCCCTCGCTTCCTGCTAGGAACATCGTAAGTCCCAATTTAGAGTGAAGAATAAAGTTACAAAACTACACCTTCCACTTCATCGTGGCAAGGTCTTTCCCTGCGCCAGCTAGAAAATATTGACTTCGAGAACGCCACTTCCTGCCCGACCTGGTTAAGCAGATTCGAAGAACATGCGTTTTCATCGCATCCTAACAAGGCACATGCCGATATGCAAGTAGGAATATTGCTCTATTTCGTCCGTTCAAAGTGCGTCCACTGCTCGTGATTTTGGGCCTCAGTTATGGCCTGAATGGCTGCAAGAGTTTAGCTGTGAACTTCACCACTAATTTCGTGAACCATCGGCACGAAATAAACAATGCAGTACAGTTTCAGACATGTGTCCAGCAACCTGGTGAGACGGTGGCCAGCTACTACGATGAACTTTGCAAGCTCTGCAAGAGATGCTGCTACCCGTCAATAAAAGTTAAAGGAAGATTTTTAGCGACTGCTTCATTGTGGGTCTGCGTGACTTTCAGTTCTTCGATCAATTATGTCATGAACCGAGTTTAACTCTCATGGAAAGGTTGATCCTAGCAAGGCAAGCCGAAAACACAAAACACTAGAGCAATGAGCTTTCGAAAGTTTAAATGGCATCACATTAGCTCAGCCTACACGCTACTCACTCGCGTGGCAACGACCGCATCGAGAACGGTGTAACTCGCGACGCCACGAAAAAAACGGTCCAATGTCATCGGATTACTGTGGCCGTGCCCCAGATGCTAGCAAAGTGTATCCGGTACCCTACTCGTTATGAAATCTCCGAAATGAAGAAATGTCTTTGCGAAACGTCTACCGTGCCCTGAAGAGGCAGTTTTCCACAATGGATATGCTCGAGCTACATGTCGTTCATAGCTCAGAGCAAAGCGAGTTCATCAAATGCATGCTCAACGATAACAGTGAAGTCTTGAAGGTGAATTATGTAGCTGAGGATTCAGTATTCTAGGACACTTTTCCCAGGACGCTTTTGCCAATTTGCCGCCTTCACTCAATAAGATTACCAACACTCCTCCAGAGCCGGGACATAAGTCACGATGTGTTCTAGGCATATTCATGACAACGCTGTTTTATAGAGGAAAGTGAACTCAGCAGCGTTTATAAGTGGTGCGGTCTTTTTCTGTGCCGCTTTTTGGTTTTCCAGCAGTCCAGGGACTCCTGGTGATCAAGTTTCTCGGCCAAATGTCTTCGTCTAGAAAAAATAGACCCTAGTCAAGACACCCTCGAAGAACACGGCTGTTTTAAAGGAAATGCTTTTCTCAACGCTACAGACAGTTTATTCTAAGGCTTCGGCTCTGTCAAGAATATAAGATACAGTTCAAGGGAGGCGAATTTCCGTTTTTACTCAACGCTGAATGGTGCATTCCTAAGTAGGTGGTCCGCCTAAAACCGCCCAATCTAGAGAAACAAGCCGGCTTTCCGTCTGTTGATACACCTACATCTTGGTGCTCCCATTTAGCGGTCTTGCGTGAAGACACTGGCGGTAATGACTGAGCGTAGAGCTCACCAAGCTAAACTAAGCTGTCTTGAGAGAGCATCTTCTTATTCCCACATTTGGCAAAATCTTTGGCTTCTCGGAGGTAGCACATTGTTATCCAAATTAGACGTTACAGCTGTCACGTAAGGATCGCAGAAAAATGACAAGAATGGACCACATTTATCCCTCATTATGAGCATTGCTGCTTCTGCCGGATGCCTTTCGGCATCTTCTCAGCACATGATTTCTTTCAGAAGTATATGACCCCGATACCGTAGAGCTTGTATGGCACTGTTTGCATGATCCACGACGTCCTTGTCTTTGGTCGCACTTTAGGAAGAGCATGACTCCTGCAAGCAACGAGTAGTGAAGCTTCTCTCTGAAGCAGGTATTACGTTCAACAAAAAGTACAGGTTTCGTCAAAGTGAAGCTTCTTAGGTGTGGAGGCGTTGGCAAGTAGCATTCGCCCCGATCAACACAAGCTATCGAGAAATGCACGCGCCAACTAAGGTGGCTGGAGTTCAATCCTTTTAGATAGGATCAAACATCTAGGACGCTTCTTCCCTCACGTATCAGAAATAACAGCTCCCATCAGAGAGCTTTTCAGAAGCAGCTCttcgtaaacatgtttccatgAACAAGAAGTTGTCTTCTCTTCAACAAACTAAAGCATATGCTTACCTCGTGCCTGTGTATGGCCAAGTATTATCTGCAATACcatatggtatcttcgactggtagcctccatcccccgaagcagagtcgggctgatccggcgttccccgagctcagcggtagaggacaagcgcgcaagccgaacgtgcgactcgctcttGGAGGAGGAAATGGCACATGCAAAACCACTTGACTACTACCAACGTGCGATGTTTGGTCTATcgaaagctcccggcgctgccaggaaaaccggcggacgcgcaggcgggacgagcgttcgtcgagacgccagcatgcagcggCCTAGGTTG
Proteins encoded in this window:
- the LOC126538546 gene encoding tissue alpha-L-fucosidase-like → MSLSTACLLILIICWALAGVSSAGRYSPEWQSLDTRPLPSWFDEAKVGVFIHWGVYSVPGFGSEWFWWNWREGDPAHEEFMRCYYRPDFKYQDFAPQFRAEFFNPDRWADIFARSGARYVVLTSKHHDGFTLWPSNVSWNWNAQDVGPHRDLVGDVAAAVRRRGGMRFGLYHSLMDWYHPLFQADNATGFLTASFPPAKTLPELLEIVNRYRPDIVWSDGDWLAPDTYWNSTSFLAWLYNDSPVRSTVVVNDRWGKGISCKHGDFFNCKDRFNPGVLQPHKWENCLSLDKYSWGYRHHANLSDYHTINEILDILASTVSRNGNLLVNVGPTKEGIILPIFEERLTQLGKWLAVNGEAVYGSKPWKHQNDTATPHVWYTAKSNVLYVYVMRWPKNGQLILDSLEMSPHGSITMLGLPAEHRFTWKPAYLIGDGAKKRNHKRGTVVTFPKLTADKLPTPWAWVLKVKGAR